From Apus apus isolate bApuApu2 chromosome 22, bApuApu2.pri.cur, whole genome shotgun sequence:
CAAAAAAGCTCGGCATCCCACAGCCATGTGCTCTGGGGTGGGAAGATGTGTGGGTGGGAAGAGCCCACACTGGGCAGCCGCGGGGCAGGGGGGAACCCACAGTCCTCAACTTACTTCATGAACCAGTTGGGGTCCCCGTGGTAGTTGCCATCGTTCTTGGTGACCGCCAGGCTCCCCAGGGCCATCAGTGTCCTCTGCACTGCCGCCATGTCCTTGGCTGCCAAGGGACAGGGAGGGGTGAGGACAGGCACGGTGtggcagccccggcccccccaACCCTAGTTACCCCCCCGCCCGCACCCTCAAAGAGGTCGACAGTCTGGAACACGTCGGTCTTGACCACGCCATAGTCCTCAGCTGCCTTGAGGAACTGGGCGATCTGCTCCATCTGCTTGAAGACCATGGTGGGGGGCGTGTcagggatcttgacaggcttggAGCCAGAGGGGTAGAGGCTGTTCACCAGCTGGCTGAGGACCTGTCGGCAGAGGAGAGGCTGGGCTCACCACACCACCCGCACTGCTGGCTGCGGAGCTCCCCACCAGCCACCCACCCCCCCGGGGCCGGTGGGCACGGTGGGCACCCAGCCCCCCACTTACGATGCCGTTCTTCAGCCAGACCTGGAAGCCCAGGCGGCCCCGCTCCGGGCGCCCCACGCCGGCCCCGCACTGCGCCACGATCCACTCCACCAGCCGGTCCTCCAGCTCGTCGTCGTACTTCTTCTCGATCTTGGACTGGACATCCCTGCTCATGCCATAGGCCGGGCCCTTGTTCGCCATGTCTGCGGTGGGTGGGAGACCTGGTGGTGGGATGGGGACTGTCAGGCTGTGGAGACActgtccccctgccctggggacccTGCAGACACCCCAGCACCCCGAGGCGTCGCCATGGTGCATC
This genomic window contains:
- the TAGLN gene encoding transgelin — encoded protein: MANKGPAYGMSRDVQSKIEKKYDDELEDRLVEWIVAQCGAGVGRPERGRLGFQVWLKNGIVLSQLVNSLYPSGSKPVKIPDTPPTMVFKQMEQIAQFLKAAEDYGVVKTDVFQTVDLFEAKDMAAVQRTLMALGSLAVTKNDGNYHGDPNWFMKKAQEHKREFTESQLKEGKNVIGLQMGSNKGASQAGMSYGRPRQIIS